The Natronobacterium texcoconense genome includes the window GCTTGCCTTCCTCGCCGTCGCTCTCGCACGCTACCTGTTCGTCGCCGGAATCTGGTGGCGAAAGCGACGAGGGCGGCGCGTGCTCGAACTCCCGCCGAATCGGTTTCGACGTCCGCTCGGCGCACTGGCCATGCTCACGGTCGCGATTGCACTGCTTCCGGTCGTCGATCCGTGGCTCTCCCGGATCGTCGCGCTCGTCGTTGTCCTGCCGTTCGTACTCAACTTCTGGTGGGACTGGCTCGCCGTAACCGGCCGCGTGAGTTCGCAGTAACCGGCCGGTATCAGAATCGGTAGTTCGGACAAACGACCAAGTGTTCGCTCGCCGAACGTACTCACATCGTGACCGCTCTCCTGCTATGACCGCACGGACGCTATACTTCACCGCGCCGCGAACTGTCGAGGTTCGGGAACGCGAGAGCCCCGACCCCGATTCCGACGAACTGCGCGTCCGAACGATCACGTCCGCGATCAGCGCCGGTACCGAGTGTCTGATCTACCGCGGCGACGCGCCGACGGACCTCCCAGCGGACGAGGAACTCGAGGCGCTCGACGGCGACCTCTCCTTTCCGCTCTCCTACGGCTACGCGGCCGTCGGCGAGGTGACAGCCGTCGGCTCGAGCGTCGATGACGACTGGCTCGGCCGGCAGGTGTTCGCGTACAACCAGCACGAGAGTCAGTTCCTCGCCCGACCCGACGACGTTCTGCCGGTACCCAACGACGTCTCTCCCCGCGAGGCCGCGCTGTTCGCGAACCTCGAGACGGCCGTCACCTTCCTGCTCGACGGCGAACCGTTGCTCGGCGAGCGAGTCGCCGTCCTCGGTCAGGGTGTCGTCGGGTTACTGACGACCGCGTTGCTCGCACAGACGCCGCTCGAGTCCCTGATCACGTTCGATTCCTACGAACGACGCCGCGAGCGATCGGAAGCGTTCGGTGCCGATCGATCGCTCGATCCGAGCCGGGCGGTTCCGGACGCGTTCCGAGACGTCGCTGGTGACCGTGCCGACCTCACGTACGAACTCTCCGGCGACCCCGACGCGCTCGACGACGCGATCGCGACCACCGGGTTCGACGGCCGCGTGATCGTCGGCTCGTGGTACGGCACTCGACCCGCCACCGTCGAACTCGGCGGGCGATTCCACCGCGACCGACTCGAGATACGAAGCAGTCAGGTGAGCACGATCGATCCCCGCCTCTCCGGACGCTGGTCGCGAGAGCGTCGCCACGACCTCACCTGGAAATGGCTACAGCGACTCGACGTCGCGTCGCTTCTCACCCACGAGTTCCCGCTCACAGAAGCCGACGACGCGTACGAACTACTCGAGGATCGCCCGTCGGAAGCGATCCAGGTACTGTTTACCTATGAGTGACTGGCGGCTCGAGTGCCGTCGCTGGCAACGACTGGTTGTTCCCCTGACTATTTTCTCACTGGAGCGCAATGCTGTCCGTATGCTCCGCTCTGTTATCAGTCGCCTCCGGCAGTGGTGGTCCGTCGAGGACCCAGAAGAGCGCATCGAGGGCTCCGGCGAACCGATCGTCTCCCCGAAACATCGACGCGGACCCGAAGCACGGCAAGCGCTCGATCCCGAATCCCACCAGCGAAACGAGGACGATCCGGAGCCGTAACTCGCGGGCGAACGACAGCGTTCTGCAAACCGGTTCGGCCGACGACAAACGCGAACAATTTTGTAAATTAAACAACATCATCGGGTATGCGTCGCTCGCTTCGGTACGCACTCGCAACGATCGTCGCCGGTAGCATCACGTTCGGCGTCAGTCTCGTCCACGACTCGCCTCTCCTCCTCGTCGGAACGTTCGTTACCTACGCGATGACCGCCACACTCTGGCTCCGGTATCCAGCCCTCCTGCAACTGCGACCGGACCGACGTGACGGGTTCGACGCTGTCGGGGCAGTCATTGCAGGTGGAACGACGTTCGGGATCATGTCGTTCGCACAGAGCCTCGCCGACCCCATCCATCTGGGCGCTGCCGTCATGGGACTAGGCCTCGTCTTTCTGGGCACGGGGTACGGTATCTTGCTCGTCGAAGCCGGCGACGTACCACTCGAGTCACTGGATGTACCTGCCTCGAACACGGACGGGAACGCCACTCGACGCAGCGAGTAACCCGCTCGACCCATCCACTCGGACGTCTTCGACCGAGTTCTGCTCGAATGAATATCGAAGGAGACGACGACTCGCCGTGTAGCTGTCGCTCTCGAGGAAAAATACGAAGAAACGAGACCAGCGATTACGCTTCGACGAGAACGTCGTCGAACTCGCCGTCGTCGACTTTCGCCTTGAACTCGCGGGCGTCCTCGCCTTCGATGGTGACGCCCATCGAGGCGCAGGTGCCGACGACTTCCTTCGCGGCGTTTTTCGTGTCGTAAGCCAGCAGGTCGGGCTTTTTCTGCTCGGCGATCTGCTGGACCTGTTCGATCGAGAGGTCAGCGACGAAGTCCTCCTGGGGTTCGCCGCTGCCGGTGTCGAAGCCGGCCTCGTCTTTGATCAGTTCGGCCGTCGGCGGGACGCCGACTTCGATCTCGAAGGAGCCGTCGTCCTCGTACTCGACGGTGACGGGGACTTCGGTTCCGTCGAAGGCCTCGGTCTGATCGTTGATGTCCTGTACGACTGCCTGCACGTCGACGGGCGTCGGTCCGAGCTCGGGACCGAGCGGCGGGCCAGGGTTGGCCTGCCCACCCGGAACGAGCACTTCGATGGTTCCAGCCATATCCGTCACAACCCGTGCGCGAGTTTTAAGGGTTGCTTTTTCGGGCAGTCACCGTCTGTGACCGACTGACGCACTCGCGGGTTCACTCCGGCGAGACGCTCTCCGTTCGCCACTCCGCGAACGACCCGAGGATTCCCGCCTCGTCGAACCGCTCGATACACGGAACGTCGTAGGGGTGGATCTCCTCGAGGCGCTCGACGAGGTCGTCGTAGGCGTCGTCGGTGGTCTTTGCCAGCAGTGCGATCTCCTCGTCGTGGTGTACCTCGCCGTCCCAGCGGTACGTCGACGTAATCGGGAACCGGTTGACACAGGCGGCGAGTCGCTCCTCGACCAGTCGTTCGGCGATCGCATCGGCCTCGTCGGTCGGGGCCGTGATGTAGACGGTCGGCATCGCCGTGGAGTAGTGCCGGCGGAGACAAAAAGTTCCGGACACGCGATCGATGCCGCCGAATTCGCGGACAGAAAACATTTGCAGGAATAGCGCCGACCGAGACCATGAACCGCCGGGACGTACTCCGAGTGGCCGCCATCCCCGCCATCGTCGCAGTATCCGGGTGCAGTGAATACGTTCATCGAGCGAGAGGTGTCGATACGCCTGTCTCCCTGATCGTCGTGAATACCATCGACGAGCCGGTACGCGTCACAGTTCGGGTCGAACGCGACGGGACGACCGTGTTCGATGGAACGACAGAATTCGACGACGACGGGACTGTAGAACGGATCGAGGGCGACGATTTCAGAGCCGCCGAATTTTCCGAGGCTGGAACGTATACGCTTGCCGTCGAAGCGAACGGAGCGCAAGAACAGTCGTCGACCGACGTTTCCTGGCGCTATCTGACCGATTGCAATTACAACACGCTGGAGGTCCTCGTCCGCGAGGACGGAATCGACGCTGGTCTCATCCGGACGGACGCAGGCTGCTCGTTCCCCGATACCCTCGGCAAAGAGCGACGTCAGTAGAAAACCGACGGATCAGGCGTCGTCGACGACCGGATTGAACGAGCCGTTGATGTCCCACTCGTGGAGGCAGTGGGGATTTCCGACCTGCCTCTCGCCGTCCTTGCGCTCGAGTTGCCACGCCTCGAGGTTCTCGTCCCATTGTTCGGCCCGATCGCAGCGTTCGCAGACGCGTGCGGTCGGCGTTCGTACCTGTGCAGTCATTGCCGGATGTGTGCACTGGATCCATATAACGATACCTCCTCCCGAAATTCGTGATTTTCGCTGGTATAGGTGCTCGAAGCCGAATTTCGTTATGGGACGAGACTCCAGCTTGGGGCGAACAGCGACGACTGTACAGTCGTCGTCGATATCGTTCGAAAAACCGGAGGTGAGCCGTCAGATCTGTCACCCGGACCGGGATTGGAAATCGCGACGTAACCGCGACCTGTCCCGCGATTGTACCCAGATCGTCCGGTCGACCGTTTCATACGGTTTACTGTAGTCCCTTACCGCCGATCGCCGACCCCGTCCTGGCGATCGGCGGTAAATAGTTACAGCAATCCGTATCAGTAGACCGCGTCTTTGATCTCCTCGCGGAGGTCGTCGAACTCCTCGAGGTAGTCGCGACGCTCCGCGCGCAGTTCCGCGAGGGCTTCGTCGTAGTCGTCGACGTGGTCCGGGACGTAGTAATCGCCGATCTCGAGGCCGGGGACGGTTTTGGGGATCGTTAGCCCGGTCCGGTCGTCGTCGGTCCACTCGATGCGGCCGCGGGCGGTTTCGGTGAGGATCGTCACCGACTCCTCGACGCCGACGTCGACGGCCTTCTCGCCGAGATAGCCCGTGTTGATCACGTAACAGTCGGCATCGAGCGACGAGACGAGGTCGTGGAAGACGTTCCCTTCTTCGCCCTCGGAGCCGACGATGAAGGGGTTGGTGCCGACGACGCGGATCGATTCGCCCGCGCGCGATGGATCTCCGGCGCTGGTCTCGATCGACTCACCGAGCATGAACGCGACAGCGGCCTGCTCGTCGGTGAGTTTCGCGACCGGCGGCATCAGCGGGTTGCGCGTGATGAAAAAGACCTGGTCCATCCGCTCTAAGTCGATATCCTCGCCCGCGCTCTCGAGTTGTTCGCGCTGGATGATCGCCCGCGAGTTCGCGGTGTAGTGGTCGTCGTCGAAGTCGACGGTGCCGTCGTCGTCGACGGTGACGTTCTCCAGGATTGCAGACTCGTGGGTCGCGGCCTCGTAGAGTTCTGGCTGCTCGTCGGCGTCGAGGCCGATGGTCTTGATGAACAGTCCCTCACCCTCGCTGCCGGCGACGGAGCCGTCGGGGAGGAGGCCACAGACGTCGTCCTGCAACATCGTGGCGTCTTCGGGGTCCTCGAGCCAGCAGCCGTGGGAGGTAAGCGTCGACTTCCCGGTGGCGGACAGTCCCATGAACACCTGCCCGACCGTGCGCAGGTCGCCGTCGTCGTCACGGACGCGGACGCGCTTGCTGCCCGCGTGAAGGCCGAGGCCACCCTGTTCTTTGATTCGGTACATGAACAGCCGGAGGAACGACTTCTTGGCCTCGCCGGTGTAGTCGCTTCCGAGGACGGCGGTGAACCCTTCGTCGGGGAGGACGCGAATCTCGGTCTCGTCGTGGTCGGGCAACTGGACGGTGTAGAGATCCGGTTTGCGACCGTCCGTGGGCTCGAACAGGTTCGCCCAGGCGAGCGCGATCCGGGCGTGTTCCGCCGGGACGAACAGTCGGCAACAGAAGGTCGCGTCGGAATGACGGCCCATCAACCGGTCGACACAGACCAGTTCACGGTCGTCGTCGCCCGCTGCCGAGATTGCCTCGTCGACCAGGTCGTGATCGCGGGTATTGAACTCGTGATCGACGGCGTTTTTCGTCCGATCGGCGCTCCGCGACCGGAACTCGCTGACGTAGGAGGGTGAACCGAACTCGGTGGTCGTCTCTTCGTGTTCGGCGAGTTCGCGAAGTTCCTCGAGCGACGGGTTGTACCGGACGTGTGACGCAGTATCTGGGTCGGGAAGATCCCGGACGAGTGGACGTGGCTCCGTCCCGGTTTCGGACATACACGTAAACACCCATCTTCCTGATGTATAAAGCCGGAGGATTTTGATCGGTGTATGTCACAACCTACCCCACGACTTACTCGCATATGGATTGTAATGCTTGTTTTAGGCCTCTAGTAGTCGTTTCTTTCTCTCGAATATAATGATCAGATCCAATATGCTTGTGGTCTTGTACTCATATAAGAATAATTTTTCTCGTGGCCGTCGCCACCCCCTTCGAACGCGTTCGAAGGGGCCGGCCGTCGTAATTACTCATCGAACTCGACCGATGACCTCGAGTGGGGCCGATTTTCAGTTCTGGTATTCGGAGCCAAACTACCAATAGGGGGGACTGTCTCTTCGAGCGCATGGTATACGGCCTCGATATTTCGCCGAGTGCGGTACGGTCAGCGGTCGACCGGTCCGGCATGCCGACGGTCGAGTCGGAACTTCCCGCGATCGTTCCGCTCGAGGAGTCGGCTGCGGACCTGCTTACTGCCGACCGAACGGACGGGACGTACGTGATCGGATCGGACGCACGGACCGTCGACGACGACCCACGGGTCCCCTTCGAGCGCGGCGTCTTCGACGACACCGACGCGGCCGAGACCGTCCTCGAGACCGTCGTCGACCGGCTGCTCGAGGGAGGCGATTCCGACCGGGTCCGGTACGCGACGCCCGAACCGCTGGTCGCCGAGAACACCACGAGCGTCGACCACCGCGAGACCGTCGAGTCGGTCCTCACCGGAAAAGGGTACGAGCCGACCCCGATCGGCAAGGGTTTTGCCGTCGTCTACGACCAGCTCGAGGAGAACAACTACACCGGCGTCGGGATCTGTCTCGAGCGCCAGAGTACGAGCCTCTCGCTTGCCTACTACGGTGTGCCCTCTCTTTCGTTTTCGATCGCACGCGGGAGCGCGTGGATCGTCGACCGCGTCGCGACCGAGACTGGTCGCTCTCCGCCGGAGGTGCGCGAGGTCCTCGAGACGTTCGAACTCGATCCCGAGACGACGGGCGAACTCGAGGGAGCGATCGCGGACGCCTACGACGCACTCGTCGGCGAACTCGTCGACGTGCTCGAGCAGTACGCCGACGACGGCTCGCTCCAGGACGGTGTCGCCGTCCCGATCGCGATCGGGGGCGACGGCGTGATCGAGGGTCTCGAGTATCTCGTCGGTGGCCGAATCGACGCTGCGGGACTCCCGCTGTCTATCCGTGGCGTTCGACTGGCCGACGAGCCGGGCGAAAGCGCCGTTCGCGGTGCGCTCGCGGCATCTCGAGACGACATCGACGCCGGCAGTAGCGCCTGGCCCGCCGAGACCGACGTCGACGCCGCCAGCCGGCCCGTCGAGACGAGCGGCTCCGCCGAGAGCGAGACGGAACGGGCCGTCAACGGGAACGGCGGTTCCGACGGTGAGACGGTTTCGTTCGACGACGCGACCGTGGTCAACGGCGGCAGTTCCGGCGGCCGAAACCGGGCCAACGACGCGCTCGACTCGCTGCTCGACCAGCTCTCGACTCACGAGCAGCGACTCGAGGAAGTCGACGAGGACGCCGACGCGATCCGTGACGACCTCGAGGAACTGGCGGACCGGACGGCCTCGAGCGAGCGGGTGGCGGAAGTCGACGAACGGCTGGTGTCGGTCGTCGACGACCTCGCCGCACTCGAGGAGGAGACGATCGCGGACGTGACCGCAGAGATCGAATCGCTGGAGGGCGATATCGAGTCGTTAGAGGGTGACTTCGACGGGCTGTCGGAGACCGTTTCGGATCTCGAGTCACTGGAGGGCGACGTCGAGTCGCTCGATACCGACCTCGAGGGGCTGTCGGAACGACTCGCGGAGGTCGCCGACGACGCGGAGACGCTTGAAGACGTCACCGAGGAACTCGAGGAATCCGTTTCCGAACACGGGGAACGGTTCGAGGACCACGACGAGCGGATCGACGAGGTATCCGAAGGACTCTCCGGCCTCTCGGAAACGCTCGAGGACGTCTCCGGCCGACTCGAGGGGGTCGTCTCGGACGCGGAGGCGCTCGAGAGTGACGTCGCGGATCTCGAGGAGTCGCTTTCCGAGCACGACGAGCGACTCACACAGCAGGACGACCAGGTCGAGACGCTGTCTGACCAGCAGGCAGACTTCTCGGAGACCGTCGACGACGTCTCGGAGCAACTCGAATCGGTCGTCGACGACACTGACTCCCTCGAAAGCGACGTCACGGGCCTCGAACAGCAGTTCTCCGACCTCGACGAACGAGTTGCGGAGCAGGACGGGTCGATCGACGACGTCTCGGATCGACTGGCAGACCTCGGGGAAACCGTCGACGAACTGGCCTCGCTCGAGGAGACTGTCGACGAACTCGCATCACTCGAAGCGACCGTCGACGAGGTATCGGAATCGATCGCCGACCTCGAGGCACTCGAAGGCACCGTCGAGTCGCACGAGGACGACCTCGCGGAACTATCGGAATCGATCTCGGAACTCGAATCGCTCGAGACCGATCTCGGGGACCTTTCGGAGACCGTCGACAAACTGGAAGGGGTCTCGGAGACCGTCGCTGAATTAACGGCACTCGAGGACGACCTCGAGGATCTCTCGGCGTCGGTCACCGACCTCGAGTCGTCGCTGACCGCCGACGTCGACGAGGTAACGGATCGACTCGAGTCGGTGGACGACGAGGTGGCGTCGCTCGGCGACGAGGTCGGAGACCTCGAGACGCAGGTCGCCGCGTTTGACGAGCGATTCGAGAGCCAGAGCACGAAGATCGACGGCGTCTCGGGTCGACTCTCGGAACTGTCGGAACGAACGGACGCCCTCGAGTCGTCGCTGGCGGCCGATATTGACGACGTCTCGGAGCGCCTCGCGACGCTCGCAGACGAGACGGGAGCGGTAGAGAACGACGTCGAGGGACTCGAGGCACGCGTCTCGGAGTTCGACGGGCGATTCGAGGATCAGGACGACCGGATCGAGGAACTGACGGATCGACTCGCGGATCTCTCGGCGGAGAGCGACGACGCTGATTCGCTCGAGACCGACCTCGAAGAACTATCGGAGACCGTCGCTGCACTCGAGGCTGGCGACGACGATACGACGGCCAGTGACGACTCGAGTTCGAGTGGTGTCGCGGTCCCGACGCTCGCCGGCGGTGGCGGTGCGGGAGTCGTCTCGGGTGGCGCTGTCGCGCTCACCAGCGATCCGACGATCGGGGCGGGTGCGGCCGCTCTCGGCGTCGCACTCGTTCTCGTGGCAGTCTTCCTCGGCCGATAGACACGTGATCTCCGTTCGGTTTTGTGGGTGTCACGACACAGTCGGGCGAGATTGTTTGGGGTTCGATCACGTAGGAGGCAGTATGACCGACTCCGATAGCGGTCGCGATCCCGAAACGATAGTCCGGGAGTACTACGATCTCGTCGATGCAGACGAGTACGGAGACCTCGTCGACCTGTTCACCGACGACGTCCGATACGAACGCCCCGGCCAGGGAACGATCGAAAGTCGGGGGGCACTGCGGACGTTTTACGAGGAGGAACGCCCGCTCGAGGAGGGGAGCCACGAGGTTCACGACGTCGTCGTCGACGAGGACAGCGAGGGACGCGTTACGGTCGCCGTTCGCGGTTCCTTCTCGGGCCGCCAGAACGAGGAACCGGTCGAACTCGGCTTCGCTGACTTCCACGAACTGAACGACGCCGGAGACGCGATCGCTCGCCGCTACACGTTCACGGATCGCGACAAACTATGACCTGATTGAACGGGCTGGACGCTCGAGAACTTGCACTGTGTATAGAATCGTGTCAGGTTCACGTCCCTCTGTCTCGGTTTCCGCTGAGAGACGACTCGTATCGAGACACCCGGTAACACTCACTGAGAGTTCCCACCAGCGGCGGCGAGCACCGTTCGGCGGTTCCGAACGTGAGACAGTACTCGGTACCAGCCTTTTCCCCTTCTTGAACGACGACATGGCTGCCTGCTCGAGTGCACGTCTCGATAGCTCGATTCTGCAGCCACTCGTCTGGACGGCCCACCGACGAAATACGGCCATTGAACAGGGTCTTGGCCGTACAGAATGTCGAATATACGACAGCCGCTACTCGAACGACCAGTCGGTCTCGACACCCGGCGGATTCTCGAGCGTCTGGTAGACGACGCAGTAGCGTTCGGTGTACGTTTGGATTGCTGCCCGCGTCTCCTCGTCGATATCGCCGTCGATGTTGAACTCGAGGCGGACGTCCTCGAACCCGACTGGAACGTCATCGTCGACGCCCATCGTCCCACGCAGGTCGAGGTCGCCGCTGGCTTCGACGGAGACCTCGACGTCGCTGCCGAAGTTCTCCGCGACGGCCTGTGCGGTCAACTGCGAACAGGCCGCGAGCGCACCGAGCAGGAGGTCGCCGGAACACGCGCCGCTTCCGGGACCGCCGGCGCCCTCGTGGAGTTCGGCCTCGTAGATCGCACGGCCGATGTCGACGTTACACGAACGGGCGTCGTCCTGCTCTTCTCCCGTCGCGGTGAGCGTTATCTGTGCGGCCTCGGGATTCGATTCGTACTCGTCTTTGAGCGGCTTCTGCTCTTCGCGCAAGTCAGTGTCTCCCATGGTGTCTGGGACGTGTCGCCTCGAGAAAAGAACCTCGGGTAGTGGCAGGTACCGAACGTATCTATGACGGAGCCGGCTTCCCGTCAACGCGGCTTTTCGACGGACAGTTCGATACTCGCAACCGACCGTTCGCCCGATCGTAGTTCGATCCGAACCTCGTCCTGATCCGGATAGATCCAGCTTCGCAGCAGCTCTATCGTCGCCGCCGATCCCGACTCGAGTGTGGTCGCCGAGATCGGTACGTTCACATCCGGCTCTTCGTCGTCGAACTGGAGTGTCGCCCGATCGATCGTCAGCTCCTCGGAGACGCGGCTTTCGACCGTCACCTCGAACTGTTCGACGGCGAACTTGGTTCCCTCGGCCTCGAGTTCGAGCGCCACGTCGGTAATTTCGGCCCGATCGGTGACGTTCGCGGTGGTTTGCACGGTGGTGCCCTGTTTTCCGTCGTCGGATGACGTACCCCGATTGCGTTCGATTACTCTATCGGGAACCTCCTCGAGGGAGAGTTCGACCCAGCGCATGTCGACGGTGTCGTACTGCCTGACCATGCCCGCTGGGGCGTTTTCTTCGTCCCAGCCGGAGTACCGTCGCTCGTGGTGGCGGTTCCCCATGCGTGAACCGTTCGAC containing:
- a CDS encoding zinc-dependent alcohol dehydrogenase, whose translation is MTARTLYFTAPRTVEVRERESPDPDSDELRVRTITSAISAGTECLIYRGDAPTDLPADEELEALDGDLSFPLSYGYAAVGEVTAVGSSVDDDWLGRQVFAYNQHESQFLARPDDVLPVPNDVSPREAALFANLETAVTFLLDGEPLLGERVAVLGQGVVGLLTTALLAQTPLESLITFDSYERRRERSEAFGADRSLDPSRAVPDAFRDVAGDRADLTYELSGDPDALDDAIATTGFDGRVIVGSWYGTRPATVELGGRFHRDRLEIRSSQVSTIDPRLSGRWSRERRHDLTWKWLQRLDVASLLTHEFPLTEADDAYELLEDRPSEAIQVLFTYE
- a CDS encoding nuclear transport factor 2 family protein is translated as MTDSDSGRDPETIVREYYDLVDADEYGDLVDLFTDDVRYERPGQGTIESRGALRTFYEEERPLEEGSHEVHDVVVDEDSEGRVTVAVRGSFSGRQNEEPVELGFADFHELNDAGDAIARRYTFTDRDKL
- a CDS encoding HEWD family protein yields the protein MTAQVRTPTARVCERCDRAEQWDENLEAWQLERKDGERQVGNPHCLHEWDINGSFNPVVDDA
- a CDS encoding 50S ribosomal protein L11, producing the protein MAGTIEVLVPGGQANPGPPLGPELGPTPVDVQAVVQDINDQTEAFDGTEVPVTVEYEDDGSFEIEVGVPPTAELIKDEAGFDTGSGEPQEDFVADLSIEQVQQIAEQKKPDLLAYDTKNAAKEVVGTCASMGVTIEGEDAREFKAKVDDGEFDDVLVEA
- the cutA gene encoding divalent-cation tolerance protein CutA; the encoded protein is MPTVYITAPTDEADAIAERLVEERLAACVNRFPITSTYRWDGEVHHDEEIALLAKTTDDAYDDLVERLEEIHPYDVPCIERFDEAGILGSFAEWRTESVSPE
- a CDS encoding disk-shape morphogenesis protein volactin, encoding MVYGLDISPSAVRSAVDRSGMPTVESELPAIVPLEESAADLLTADRTDGTYVIGSDARTVDDDPRVPFERGVFDDTDAAETVLETVVDRLLEGGDSDRVRYATPEPLVAENTTSVDHRETVESVLTGKGYEPTPIGKGFAVVYDQLEENNYTGVGICLERQSTSLSLAYYGVPSLSFSIARGSAWIVDRVATETGRSPPEVREVLETFELDPETTGELEGAIADAYDALVGELVDVLEQYADDGSLQDGVAVPIAIGGDGVIEGLEYLVGGRIDAAGLPLSIRGVRLADEPGESAVRGALAASRDDIDAGSSAWPAETDVDAASRPVETSGSAESETERAVNGNGGSDGETVSFDDATVVNGGSSGGRNRANDALDSLLDQLSTHEQRLEEVDEDADAIRDDLEELADRTASSERVAEVDERLVSVVDDLAALEEETIADVTAEIESLEGDIESLEGDFDGLSETVSDLESLEGDVESLDTDLEGLSERLAEVADDAETLEDVTEELEESVSEHGERFEDHDERIDEVSEGLSGLSETLEDVSGRLEGVVSDAEALESDVADLEESLSEHDERLTQQDDQVETLSDQQADFSETVDDVSEQLESVVDDTDSLESDVTGLEQQFSDLDERVAEQDGSIDDVSDRLADLGETVDELASLEETVDELASLEATVDEVSESIADLEALEGTVESHEDDLAELSESISELESLETDLGDLSETVDKLEGVSETVAELTALEDDLEDLSASVTDLESSLTADVDEVTDRLESVDDEVASLGDEVGDLETQVAAFDERFESQSTKIDGVSGRLSELSERTDALESSLAADIDDVSERLATLADETGAVENDVEGLEARVSEFDGRFEDQDDRIEELTDRLADLSAESDDADSLETDLEELSETVAALEAGDDDTTASDDSSSSGVAVPTLAGGGGAGVVSGGAVALTSDPTIGAGAAALGVALVLVAVFLGR
- a CDS encoding phosphoenolpyruvate carboxykinase (ATP), whose translation is MSETGTEPRPLVRDLPDPDTASHVRYNPSLEELRELAEHEETTTEFGSPSYVSEFRSRSADRTKNAVDHEFNTRDHDLVDEAISAAGDDDRELVCVDRLMGRHSDATFCCRLFVPAEHARIALAWANLFEPTDGRKPDLYTVQLPDHDETEIRVLPDEGFTAVLGSDYTGEAKKSFLRLFMYRIKEQGGLGLHAGSKRVRVRDDDGDLRTVGQVFMGLSATGKSTLTSHGCWLEDPEDATMLQDDVCGLLPDGSVAGSEGEGLFIKTIGLDADEQPELYEAATHESAILENVTVDDDGTVDFDDDHYTANSRAIIQREQLESAGEDIDLERMDQVFFITRNPLMPPVAKLTDEQAAVAFMLGESIETSAGDPSRAGESIRVVGTNPFIVGSEGEEGNVFHDLVSSLDADCYVINTGYLGEKAVDVGVEESVTILTETARGRIEWTDDDRTGLTIPKTVPGLEIGDYYVPDHVDDYDEALAELRAERRDYLEEFDDLREEIKDAVY
- a CDS encoding OsmC family protein, with protein sequence MGDTDLREEQKPLKDEYESNPEAAQITLTATGEEQDDARSCNVDIGRAIYEAELHEGAGGPGSGACSGDLLLGALAACSQLTAQAVAENFGSDVEVSVEASGDLDLRGTMGVDDDVPVGFEDVRLEFNIDGDIDEETRAAIQTYTERYCVVYQTLENPPGVETDWSFE